The sequence AAGGCTGCGAAGGGTCTCCATAGTGCTGTCTCCTGAGCAGGTCAAAACGTAACCCTAGCCTAGCACGGGGGCGGGCCAGGCGACGCCAACTCAGGATGACAGAAGCATAAACGCTGGATTACAGTCTGGTATCCAGACCATCACGCTCCGGGCGCCTCGCGCCGGGCGGCTTCGGCTTCAAGTTCGGCGAGTTTGCGCCGGTACTCGCGGCGTTCGAGCCGGTTGAGGGTAACATAGCCGCCAAGGACCGCGACGAACATCCCCGGCCAGAACAGCCAGGCGAAGTGAATCTTGATGCTGAAAATAAACACAGCGGTCAGGATTACGAGGAACACGATCCCGGCAGCCATGTACGGTTCAAAGCCCGTGCTGTTCAGATAGGCTTCATCACGGGGACTGAAGCGACGACCTTCCTGTGCCATACGAACCCCCTTGCAGTACCGGGCGAGCGTCGTTGCCGGCTGAACTGTATCCTAGCACAGGGGTCGCCTTTTCGCTAGAGGAAAAGGGTTTTGCATAAATGTTGCAAAGGGGTGGAAAGACACGTGGGGCAATCCCCAGGATTGCCCCACCGGGGATCTGGCTTTCCCAGGACTCTGCTGAGGCAATAGGGCAATGCCCCTGGCAGCCCTGGCCGGAGAGGCTAGGTCTCAATATCAATGCGCTGGGAGCGCGGCACGGTGCTGGTAGTGCCGCCGAAGAGCGCGGCCATGCTGGGTGGCGGGCCTTCAATGGCCTGGCGCAGGCGTTCGAGCTGGATGCGCATATCCAGGCTCGCCAGGAGGCGACCGATGCCGAGCACAAACACCCGCAGACCGGGATTCGGGACCTCGTACTCGACGCGGTTCTGCACCACGGTGCGGTTGCCGTCGGGGAACCAGCGCCACAGCTCGGTGCCTTCCCAGAGACCCTCGATCTTCATCACAATCTTGCCCGAGTCGCGTTCAACGACGGTATAATCGGCGCCCGCCAGGGCCAGCGGTTTGAGGCGCATTTTATGGATGCTGCCGAGGGTCATCAACTCACCCTGGATCGGTTCGAGCACGACCTGAGGCGAGCGCCACTGGTTCATCAGCTCTGGCGATGTCAAATAGCGTTCGACCACATCCGGGGTGGTGTTAATCGAGACCCACTCTTCCTGAACAATCATTCCACTACTCCCGGGGCGCGCGCCCCCTTGTGCCGCCAGGGTTGCGGCGCGTAACACCTCGCCCTGTTATCATGTGAGCGACCGTTCCAGCGTCGCGCGGTAGTATTGTTCGACGCCCTGTTTGAGCAGCACCGCCGGATAGCCGGTAACCGGCAGGCCCAGGGGGTTGCCCACGGCATAGTGATGGCCGAGTGACACCAGTTCACCCAGCACCAGCGGTTCGTAGGTGCGCGGAGGCCGGCCCTCCACTTCGGCGAGCAGCGTCTCGGCGAGATGCGCGCCCTGGCGCATCGCGAAACTGGCCGTTGCTGGCACGGTGTCGCCATTATAGCCCATCGGAATGGCAGCGCAGTCGCCGGCAGCGAAGATCAACGCCTGATCGCGCACGCGCAGGTAGCGGTCTACCAGCACGCGTCCCGCGGCATCAACCGGCAACCCCGAAGCGCGCAGAAGGGGAGGCCCCTGAATCCCGCCAGCCCAGACGATGGTCCCGGCGCGGAGGACGCGATTCCCGGCCAGGCGCAGGAGGTGGGGCTCCACTGCCTCGACGATCGTGTTCAGGTAGACGCTGACCCCCTGTTCATCGAGGATGCGCTCGGCGGTGCGGGTGGCCCATTCGCCAAACTGGCTCAGGAGGAGCGACGTGCGTTCGACGAGGGCGATGCGCACCTCGCGGCGCGGCGCGCCGGTCTGGACGCAGAGATCGTCAACCCACTCGGCCAGTTCGCCGGCAAACTGGCAGCCGGTATAACCACCGCCAACAATGGCAGTGGTGAGGAGGAGGCGCTGTTCGCGGGGATCCCCGCTTTGCGCGGCGGCCTCGAACCGGGCTACGATATGGTCGCGGAGGCGCAGCGCGTGCTGGAAGGTGTGCAGAGGAAGGCTGTGCTCGCGCGCGCCAGGCACGTTGCCATAGGCTGTTTCCGCACCCAGGGCGATCACCAGGCGGTTGTAGCTCAGGACGCGACCATCCTCGAAATGAACAGTTCGCTGCACGGGCGCGATTTCGCGCACCGTGCCCTGCACGAAACTGATGGTGTGATTCTGCAGCAGGGTCTTCAGGTCGTAGATTGCCGCTTCCGGAGGCATGGCCGCCGCTGCAACGCGATGGATCACCTGGATCAACTGGTGGTAGCTATGTTGGTCAACCAGGGTGACCTGATCGGAATGACCACGCTCACGCAGCAGGCGGTCAAGATCGAGAGCGGCGCGAAGGCCAGCATAGCCGGCGCCCAGAATAACGATATGCATAGGTCTGCCCAGCGGCTGAAAAACGTTCAGTGGTATCCATCTCGTTTTTAGGATACCACGCTTTTCGCAAGCGGAATCAAAAAAACCGCCCTGCTGACGCTGCGTAGCCGTCTCCGGGGCGCCATAGCGAGGGGGAGCGCGCACCTGCAAGACGAAGAAACGCAGGAACCACCCTCAGTGGCGCCAGACCGGCATCATGCCGGCGACTCCACCGTGCGGTTCCTACGCTTGCTTGCTTCGACTCGCGCGCTCCCTCTTCCGCCTCTGTCCGAGGGCGCCCTCTATGCGGAGGGAGTTTGCGGTGGTCGTTCGACCCACTCGTCCACCTTCGCGGCGGCGCGCTCGACCTGATCGGCGGCGCGGCCAGCAGCGCGACCCACGCTGGCGCCGAACTCGTCCGCGGCGCGGGCCAGGCGCTCGGTGAAGGCGCGGGCGCGCTCAGTGAGTTGTTGCGGGCTGGGCAGACTCGGCGCGGACGCAGTCCCAGCGAAGAGATCATCAACCACTCGCTCCGACACTGCGGTCAATTCCTTGGGGAGCGCGACGGCGGCGAGAGCAAATTCAGCCATTGCGCGCCGGGCGCGCACCCGTGAGTTCTTCGGCAGCAGAATTAACGGGATCGCCGCGATCGACAGGCCCACGCGGGTGAGCCCGCCAACCAGCACGGCGGTGAGTTCAAACAGACCCTCTCGTTCCGTGCGGGTAATGCTGGTGGTTCCGGTGTCGCTCATAGAAGTTCTCCTTAATGCTGGTGCGATACCGTATCGCGCCGGTGGCGCCTGGCGGTTGGCCGACCATCCTCGTGTTCCGAGGCGTCCGGCGCCGCCAGGTTGTGCTAACAGGCTCCTAGTTTGCCGACACCTCGTCCTTTGGCGCCTTCGTGTGGCTTGCCCCCTGCGGCGGGATTTCGGCGGCCCACGCCTCGATCGCCTGGCCCGCGGTCTCGGCGAAGTCGCGCGGGAGCGTTGCGAAGGCATACATGAGTTCCCTGGTCGCGTTCCGCATGTGCGTGCGTGTTTCGATGGGCAGAAGCCCCAGGGGGAGCATAATGAGCGAGAAGCCCAGACGGAAGATCCCCCCGCCAAACTCCACCACCGACTCAACCAGGCTGTCGCTTCTGCGCGCGGGCAGCGTCCGCACCCGCACCTCACCTGTGGTTTCCGTCATGGCCGACCTCCATTATCTTATCTCAGAGCGCTGCTGCCAGGCCAGGCTTCACGCCAGCCCCCGTGTTTGACTTGAGTGCATGCTCTAGACGCTATCCAAAATAGCCGCCCACCATAAGCGCTGACACGACCTGAATGAGCACCACAAACGGATTACTGGTCACCAGATAGCGCAAATAGTTCTTCTGGTTCGGCTCACGATACAACTGAACCTGGTTGCGAATTGGCGCGACAATTGCAAGCAGAATAAACGCCGCCACCCAGAAATAGCCCCAGATGAACGCCAGCGCCATGAGGAGCATCTGGGAGAGATTAATGGTCAGGAAGGCTATAATCAGCGTCTTATGCACCCCAATAACCACCGGCAATGACTGTAACCCGTGCAGCCGGTCGCCCTCAACGCTCTTGATGTCATTCAGAAAGAGCATGCCCGAAGCTATCGATCCATTGATCCAGGCAACAATCACGCTCTGCCAGGTTAGCGGCGCAAAGATCAGATGGCCGACCAGCCAGCTCATACTGACATAGCCCAGCCCGACTGCGGGGGGGCCGAGAAAAAAGTGCTTCTTGAGCTTGACCGGAGGCATGCTGTAGAGCACCGATAGAATGATGCCCAGCACCGCCAGGATCGTGATCAGCGCGCTCCCGAAAATCAGCGATACCAGAAACGTCGCCGCTCCCAGCACGATCCAGTTCAGGCGCGCTTCGTTGAGCGTGACCAGTCCGGCTGGAATTGGTCTTCCCGGATCATTGATCGCGTCAATGTCGCGGTCGAAGTAATCGTTAATGCTCTGACTAAAACCGGTGCCCAGCGGGCCGCACATCAGCGCCCCCAGCATTGCCATTGCCCAGTCGCGCCCGCTCGTCCACTGGAAGCCGATGTCTTGCCCCGAAGCGAGCGCTCCGAAAAGGGTGACAATCGCAGGCGAGATCCACGTCACCGGATCGGCTAGTTCGATGTGCGCGCGGATCTTTTTGCCCAGCGAGACCTGCTTTTCAGAGGTTGTGATCATTGATGTGTCAATGCTCTCTGTGACGTCCAAACTACATCTTCACCGCTTGATACAACACATGGTCGTATGCTTCATCGAAGCTGATCTCGCCAAAGCCCAGTTCTCGCAGCAAGTCGGGATAGATTGTATGCTCCTTGAAGTCCAGCACCGAAAAATCCATCCCGATGCTGCACAGGTAGTGGGTCAGGTAGTCATAATTCGGGCGCTGCGGGTTGCTGATGTCCATATCCAGGATAACGACGCGACCGCCGACGGGAAGGGCGTCATAGGCCTTCTTCAGCAGCATTGCCGAGAACTGGCGGTTCATCGGGTAGAGAATGCGGGCGAAGAGTACGGCGTCACCCTCCGGATAGGGTTCGCGGTACATGTCCACCGCCACGGGCGTGACCCGCTCGCTCAGGCCACGGGCGGCCATGTTCTCCCGTACCAGGTCCAGCGCGCTGGGCAGGTTCAGCAGCGTGACGCGCAGGTCGGGATATTTGTCGCACAAAGCCGCCGCGATGTCGCCAATCCCCCCTCCCACGTCAATCAAGTGGCGGACGCCCTCCAGCCGGGCCTTGTCGCGCAGCAACTTCTGCACGAAGTGAATGTTGGAGCGGTGGATGGTTTCGTAGAAGACGCTGTCCTCACGCGTGCGCGGCGGATGCGGCACCTGGCTGGTAAAATCCAACTTGCCGCGGGTCACATCGGCGAGGTTGCCGAAGAAGCTCTGCACCAGATCGGCCATGAAGCCTACGAATGGCACCATGGTCATGTTGCGATGGTGTTCGGGATCGGTGAAGAACTGCTCGGCGAAGGGCGTCAGGCGCCAGTTGTCGTCGGCGTTCTGTGCCAGGCCAATCTGTTGCATTGCGATCAACAGGCGTTTAAGCCGCGCTGGCACGCTGCCGGTAATTTCGGCAAGGGCGGCAACGGTCTGGGGGCCGGCGGCCATGGCCTCGAACAGGCCCAGTTCCGAGGCGGCTTTCAGTACGAAGAAATCCACCGCACCCTTGAAAACCATCTCGTATGCCCGCTCCACATGTCGTGCGAGCTCCTCATCGTCGTGCATACAGCGGCAATCAGGGAAACAGCGAAACTGCGCCTGCGAACTGGTCATGACCATCGGCCCTTTTGCTAAACGACCACAGGACGGGTCAGCGTCGGAACTACCGTGTCTCAAAGCCTGCCCGGACTGCGCCGGGGCGCTATGCCGCCCATGCGCCACAGGGGGCGCGATACCCGCCAATCGGCATTATCGGATTCAGGAGTCGTCCGGCCCTGTATCCTCCGCCACGCCTTTGTATTATAATACAAAAGAAGGGTATTTCAAACAACCGGCGCCTCTATTAAGGCTTCTTTCCTCAACACCCGGCCCCAGCGAGCCAGGCCGGCGCGGTCGCCATACCAGGGGCGCCCGTGGAGCGGCGAGTGGCTCACGCCGTCCACCACCAGATATTCCGCGCCCCGCAGCGCCGCGCAGTGCAGGGTAGTGACGCCGTCTCCCCATGCCTGCTCGTGTTCCGCTCCGGAAACCATCACATAGCTTCTGCGGGCCATCCGCTGGCGCAGGGTTCCGCGAGGATGGCCCTGAATGGCCCGTCCAATCACTGAGACGTAGCGCACATCAGCATAAAACGCGCCCGGATAGGCCTGGTTCACGAATCCGACCGACCGGCGCGTCCAGTACTCCTGGCTGTGATGGGGCGTGCCGAGCATCACCAGCGTCCGAACGTAGCGCCGTCCGCCATAGATATGCCCCAGGTAGGGTTGTTCACCCAGGTACATCCGCGCCACGGTGCCGCCGACGCTGTGGGCCAGCATATCTACGGTGTCGGCGCCGGTCTCTTCGAGCGCGCGCGCCACCGTGGCGCGCACAATCTCCAGCACGGGCCGGAAATCCCAATCACGGGTCAGCGCCCAGCGCACCCGCCCGATAGGCGCTACGAACACCCGATAGCCATACGGCGGCTGCTCGAGAGCCGCAGCCAGCTCCGCGAAATCGCCCGGACCGGTTAGATAGCCTCCAATCAGGACCATTGGACGCATATATCTCGCTTTGCGTGACACGTGCCGCGTCGTCGTTTCCGCCCGCGGTCGAGGAAGCAGGTCTGAACCTCTCCGATCCACGCATCAGGCCGGAACGGCGACTTCCTCGAACCATAACGGGAC is a genomic window of Chloroflexaceae bacterium containing:
- a CDS encoding SRPBCC family protein, which encodes MIVQEEWVSINTTPDVVERYLTSPELMNQWRSPQVVLEPIQGELMTLGSIHKMRLKPLALAGADYTVVERDSGKIVMKIEGLWEGTELWRWFPDGNRTVVQNRVEYEVPNPGLRVFVLGIGRLLASLDMRIQLERLRQAIEGPPPSMAALFGGTTSTVPRSQRIDIET
- a CDS encoding NAD(P)/FAD-dependent oxidoreductase, which codes for MHIVILGAGYAGLRAALDLDRLLRERGHSDQVTLVDQHSYHQLIQVIHRVAAAAMPPEAAIYDLKTLLQNHTISFVQGTVREIAPVQRTVHFEDGRVLSYNRLVIALGAETAYGNVPGAREHSLPLHTFQHALRLRDHIVARFEAAAQSGDPREQRLLLTTAIVGGGYTGCQFAGELAEWVDDLCVQTGAPRREVRIALVERTSLLLSQFGEWATRTAERILDEQGVSVYLNTIVEAVEPHLLRLAGNRVLRAGTIVWAGGIQGPPLLRASGLPVDAAGRVLVDRYLRVRDQALIFAAGDCAAIPMGYNGDTVPATASFAMRQGAHLAETLLAEVEGRPPRTYEPLVLGELVSLGHHYAVGNPLGLPVTGYPAVLLKQGVEQYYRATLERSLT
- a CDS encoding UbiA family prenyltransferase — translated: MITTSEKQVSLGKKIRAHIELADPVTWISPAIVTLFGALASGQDIGFQWTSGRDWAMAMLGALMCGPLGTGFSQSINDYFDRDIDAINDPGRPIPAGLVTLNEARLNWIVLGAATFLVSLIFGSALITILAVLGIILSVLYSMPPVKLKKHFFLGPPAVGLGYVSMSWLVGHLIFAPLTWQSVIVAWINGSIASGMLFLNDIKSVEGDRLHGLQSLPVVIGVHKTLIIAFLTINLSQMLLMALAFIWGYFWVAAFILLAIVAPIRNQVQLYREPNQKNYLRYLVTSNPFVVLIQVVSALMVGGYFG
- the bchU gene encoding C-20 methyltransferase BchU translates to MERAYEMVFKGAVDFFVLKAASELGLFEAMAAGPQTVAALAEITGSVPARLKRLLIAMQQIGLAQNADDNWRLTPFAEQFFTDPEHHRNMTMVPFVGFMADLVQSFFGNLADVTRGKLDFTSQVPHPPRTREDSVFYETIHRSNIHFVQKLLRDKARLEGVRHLIDVGGGIGDIAAALCDKYPDLRVTLLNLPSALDLVRENMAARGLSERVTPVAVDMYREPYPEGDAVLFARILYPMNRQFSAMLLKKAYDALPVGGRVVILDMDISNPQRPNYDYLTHYLCSIGMDFSVLDFKEHTIYPDLLRELGFGEISFDEAYDHVLYQAVKM
- a CDS encoding lipase, which translates into the protein MRPMVLIGGYLTGPGDFAELAAALEQPPYGYRVFVAPIGRVRWALTRDWDFRPVLEIVRATVARALEETGADTVDMLAHSVGGTVARMYLGEQPYLGHIYGGRRYVRTLVMLGTPHHSQEYWTRRSVGFVNQAYPGAFYADVRYVSVIGRAIQGHPRGTLRQRMARRSYVMVSGAEHEQAWGDGVTTLHCAALRGAEYLVVDGVSHSPLHGRPWYGDRAGLARWGRVLRKEALIEAPVV